A single window of Rubripirellula lacrimiformis DNA harbors:
- a CDS encoding PVC-type heme-binding CxxCH protein, translating into MLRSPRLLACLLCVVVNCVSASAQISPDDSLKSLHPAEGLDVSLWASEPMVRNPTAMEIDSRGRVWIAEGLNYRMKQRQFDSMGRVEGADQIKILSDTDGDGKADKVTVFADNIFPVPLGLAVEEIWKDGVQTGTRVYTGNSPDFLVLEDTDGDDKADHRYALLTGFRGVDSDHGLHGMTFGPDGKLYFTVGDARYGADKRKSGDPTLDVLDQSGRRVTSTNVGATLRVNRDGTELQILSSGHRNNYEAAVDSFGNVFGSDNDDDGNRGCRMYWVMAGGEYGYQHPDSSRHWAEELPGIIPKLVGTGNGAPSGLIVYEGNLLPEQYYGAVLQVDSGTHQVNLHRIVRFGAGFRSDYGVLLKGDDDWFRPVDVSVAADGSLFVCDWYDAGVGGNRFSDQTTGRIYRVGAVTAEQNALTFDGNNAIEALQSPNPVARLAARDQLLRQGADSRSELLWLFQDANPVVRARALHVLHALPTTGDADVAEALLDPNPRIREMAVGLLSLSDQHNPSDQDLDKIMALVDDTDAGVRRALLLAISNQPTEGINVALQELAAAWDGRDRLYLEALRGALIVREPDFLQDLFNRLVNTAIEDGWDEQPIAVPPFYPVGTNDAFLRPQDELPPSNAASRVLGLAWVLQRSETLPAIERLLSHNHSPSVEQAASLALVGISDPAAGRLLIKRFFAAGVADDGKLDIVRQLGRGLSGDWNQLVDDESLRKVFMVALKSPVLQVPAIESLARAKMKGFAEPLMDIAADDSQQAIVRVAALTSLGKMTHKPVAELAAELVGSSKGSSSGGQIALAGLEAISLVGDESAQSALLNVLLDNNMPLDARRKSLQLVATTSRGADAVLSLQKQSEIAADLESEMSFLLHNHSDGRIRHLAEQQLPATSGIDSKKIHNVQAVLALHGNAGRGRELFTNHKDAACARCHRVTGEGSLVGPDLASVGMKYGERELLYHIQYPSGAINYNFVATSFLFIDGRIQNGLVLDRQDGKITLGIATGQQITIEEDDVEEERPQSVSLMPEGLVANFTEQQLCDLVEYLRTLRHGDAVQQ; encoded by the coding sequence ATGTTGCGATCCCCTCGGCTGCTTGCCTGTCTGCTTTGTGTCGTCGTCAATTGCGTCAGTGCGTCTGCTCAAATCTCACCGGACGATTCACTCAAATCGTTGCATCCTGCCGAAGGATTGGACGTTTCTCTGTGGGCCAGCGAGCCGATGGTCAGGAACCCAACGGCCATGGAAATCGATTCGCGCGGTCGCGTTTGGATTGCTGAAGGCCTGAACTACCGCATGAAACAGAGACAGTTTGATTCGATGGGCCGAGTCGAGGGTGCGGATCAAATCAAGATCCTTAGCGACACCGATGGAGACGGGAAAGCCGACAAGGTGACCGTGTTCGCTGACAACATCTTTCCGGTTCCGTTGGGTCTGGCCGTGGAGGAGATCTGGAAGGATGGCGTTCAAACGGGAACCCGGGTTTACACGGGCAATTCACCGGACTTTCTGGTTTTGGAAGATACCGATGGGGACGACAAAGCGGATCACCGATACGCTCTGCTGACGGGTTTTCGCGGCGTCGACAGCGACCACGGATTGCATGGGATGACGTTTGGCCCCGACGGCAAACTTTACTTTACCGTAGGCGATGCCCGTTATGGAGCGGATAAGCGGAAATCAGGTGACCCCACGTTGGATGTGCTCGATCAATCCGGCCGACGTGTGACGTCGACGAACGTTGGCGCGACGCTACGAGTCAACCGCGACGGAACCGAATTGCAGATCCTGTCGTCGGGGCATCGCAACAACTACGAAGCTGCGGTTGATTCATTCGGAAACGTGTTTGGCAGCGACAATGACGATGACGGCAATCGTGGTTGCCGGATGTACTGGGTGATGGCCGGTGGCGAGTATGGATATCAGCATCCCGATTCGTCGCGACACTGGGCCGAAGAATTGCCTGGGATCATTCCCAAGTTGGTCGGCACTGGAAACGGTGCTCCCAGCGGGCTGATCGTTTACGAAGGAAACCTTTTGCCGGAACAGTACTACGGTGCGGTGTTGCAAGTTGACTCGGGGACCCATCAAGTCAATTTGCACCGGATCGTACGCTTCGGAGCCGGTTTCCGATCGGACTATGGCGTGCTGCTAAAAGGTGATGACGACTGGTTCCGCCCCGTCGACGTCTCCGTTGCCGCAGATGGATCGCTGTTCGTGTGTGATTGGTACGATGCCGGGGTCGGTGGTAACCGGTTTTCGGATCAAACGACCGGGCGTATTTATCGTGTCGGCGCGGTGACCGCAGAGCAGAACGCGTTGACATTCGACGGGAACAATGCGATCGAAGCCCTGCAGTCACCCAACCCAGTGGCACGACTGGCCGCACGTGACCAACTCCTGCGACAAGGTGCGGATTCTCGGAGCGAATTGCTGTGGTTGTTTCAGGACGCAAACCCCGTTGTCCGTGCGCGAGCTCTTCACGTCCTGCATGCACTCCCGACCACCGGCGATGCGGATGTGGCAGAAGCTCTGCTGGATCCGAACCCGCGAATTCGCGAAATGGCAGTCGGCTTGCTCAGTTTATCGGACCAACACAATCCGTCGGATCAGGACCTCGACAAAATCATGGCCCTCGTCGACGACACGGATGCCGGCGTGCGGCGAGCATTATTGCTGGCGATTTCGAATCAGCCCACCGAAGGGATCAACGTCGCGTTGCAAGAGCTAGCCGCTGCATGGGACGGGCGTGACCGGCTTTATCTGGAAGCACTCCGGGGGGCGTTGATTGTTCGCGAACCTGATTTCCTACAAGATCTCTTCAACCGCTTGGTGAACACCGCGATTGAAGATGGGTGGGACGAGCAACCGATCGCAGTGCCTCCGTTTTACCCCGTCGGTACCAATGATGCGTTCCTTCGGCCTCAGGATGAACTGCCGCCCTCGAATGCGGCGTCACGCGTGCTTGGCTTAGCGTGGGTGCTTCAGCGGAGTGAAACGTTGCCGGCGATCGAGCGTCTGCTATCGCACAACCATTCACCGTCGGTCGAACAAGCTGCCTCGCTCGCTTTGGTTGGGATTTCAGACCCGGCAGCTGGTCGCTTGCTGATCAAACGATTTTTCGCCGCTGGAGTCGCAGACGACGGCAAGCTCGACATCGTCCGGCAACTTGGTCGCGGTCTTTCCGGCGACTGGAACCAGCTTGTCGACGATGAATCGTTGCGGAAGGTATTCATGGTTGCATTGAAATCACCCGTGTTGCAGGTTCCCGCGATCGAGTCGTTGGCACGCGCGAAAATGAAGGGATTTGCAGAACCACTGATGGACATTGCCGCCGACGATTCCCAGCAGGCGATCGTCCGTGTTGCAGCATTGACGTCACTTGGGAAAATGACGCACAAGCCTGTTGCTGAGTTGGCTGCCGAGTTGGTCGGTAGTTCCAAGGGGAGTTCGAGCGGTGGCCAGATCGCATTGGCCGGGCTAGAGGCGATCAGCTTGGTTGGCGACGAGTCTGCACAATCCGCTCTGCTGAATGTCCTGCTAGATAACAACATGCCACTCGACGCAAGACGCAAATCTTTGCAGCTTGTCGCCACCACTTCGCGGGGAGCCGACGCGGTCTTGTCGCTGCAGAAACAGTCCGAAATTGCCGCGGACTTGGAAAGCGAAATGTCGTTCCTGTTGCACAATCACTCCGATGGCCGAATTCGCCACCTGGCTGAGCAGCAACTGCCAGCGACTTCGGGAATCGACAGCAAGAAGATTCACAATGTGCAAGCGGTGTTGGCGTTGCACGGCAACGCGGGACGAGGTCGCGAACTGTTTACCAATCACAAAGACGCCGCTTGCGCACGATGCCACCGCGTCACGGGGGAAGGATCGTTGGTCGGTCCCGATCTGGCGTCCGTCGGGATGAAGTACGGTGAACGTGAACTCCTGTACCACATCCAATACCCAAGTGGAGCGATCAATTACAACTTTGTTGCGACCAGCTTTCTATTCATCGACGGACGCATCCAAAACGGATTGGTACTCGATCGCCAAGACGGAAAAATTACCCTGGGAATCGCCACCGGCCAGCAGATCACGATCGAGGAAGATGACGTTGAAGAGGAACGCCCGCAATCGGTTTCGCTGATGCCCGAAGGCCTGGTCGCAAACTTCACCGAGCAGCAACTCTGCGACTTGGTCGAGTACCTGCGAACGCTCCGCCACGGCGACGCAGTCCAACAATGA
- a CDS encoding mercuric reductase — translation MNALLPLDEHNQELESNVHPRDWTNPKPSRPYHLVVIGAGTAGLVTAAGAAGLGARVAIIERDLMGGDCLNVGCVPSKGVISAARAAAAVKSAGDFSVDVPEGVSVDFGGVMQRMRKLRAKISRNDAASRFRDLGIDVYFGQAQFVDSETVDVAGTSLKFKRAVIATGARAAAPPIPGLSEVNYLTNESVFSLTELPKRIGIIGAGPIGCEMAQSFAQLGSEVFLVESEHGILSKEDRDAAEVVHQQIVKDGVHLLCCGQNLEIKQDGGIRLTVDSHGKSYDEPVDQLLVAVGRAPNVDNMNLEGVGVDFDRKGVVVNDNLQTTNSRIYAAGDVCSKYQFTHAADFMARIVIQNTLFAVGPLGKKKVSDLVIPWATYTSPEIAHVGLYEHDAEKSGIAIDTYVQHFSDVDRAILEGDDDGFVKVHTKKGSGQILGATIVAKNAGDMISELTLAMVNEIGLGKIAGAIHPYPTQAEAIRKLGDQYGRTRLTPLNQKILNLLRRINVGA, via the coding sequence ATGAATGCGCTGCTACCGCTTGACGAACACAACCAGGAACTCGAATCGAACGTTCACCCTCGGGATTGGACGAATCCGAAACCCAGTCGGCCCTATCACTTGGTGGTCATTGGCGCTGGGACCGCGGGGCTCGTCACCGCCGCTGGGGCTGCGGGATTGGGAGCGCGTGTTGCGATCATCGAACGTGACTTGATGGGGGGCGACTGCCTGAACGTGGGCTGCGTACCGTCCAAAGGAGTGATCAGTGCAGCCAGGGCGGCAGCGGCGGTAAAGAGCGCAGGCGACTTCTCCGTCGATGTTCCCGAAGGCGTCTCGGTCGATTTCGGCGGCGTGATGCAGCGGATGCGCAAGCTGCGTGCCAAGATCAGCCGCAACGATGCCGCTAGCCGTTTTCGTGATCTCGGAATCGACGTCTACTTTGGCCAGGCACAGTTTGTTGATTCGGAAACCGTCGACGTTGCTGGTACATCGCTGAAGTTCAAACGGGCCGTGATTGCAACCGGCGCGCGCGCCGCCGCGCCTCCGATCCCGGGGCTATCCGAGGTCAACTACCTAACCAACGAATCTGTTTTCTCATTAACCGAACTCCCCAAACGAATCGGCATCATCGGGGCCGGCCCGATCGGTTGTGAAATGGCGCAGTCGTTTGCTCAACTTGGCAGCGAGGTGTTCCTGGTTGAATCCGAGCATGGAATTTTGTCGAAAGAAGACCGTGACGCGGCCGAAGTCGTTCATCAGCAGATCGTCAAGGACGGAGTCCACTTGTTGTGTTGCGGTCAGAATTTGGAAATCAAACAGGACGGCGGGATTCGGTTGACGGTGGATTCGCACGGCAAAAGTTACGACGAACCGGTCGATCAGTTGTTGGTCGCGGTCGGGCGTGCACCGAACGTCGACAACATGAATTTGGAAGGCGTTGGTGTCGACTTTGATCGCAAGGGTGTCGTTGTGAATGACAACCTGCAGACCACGAACTCGCGGATCTATGCCGCGGGTGATGTGTGTTCCAAGTATCAGTTCACGCACGCGGCTGACTTCATGGCCCGAATCGTGATCCAAAACACGCTGTTTGCCGTGGGACCGCTGGGGAAGAAAAAGGTCAGCGACCTGGTCATCCCTTGGGCAACCTACACGTCTCCCGAAATCGCTCATGTCGGCCTATACGAGCACGATGCCGAGAAATCGGGGATTGCGATCGATACCTACGTCCAGCATTTCAGTGACGTTGATCGCGCGATTCTAGAAGGCGATGACGATGGTTTCGTCAAAGTTCACACCAAGAAAGGATCCGGCCAGATCCTGGGGGCAACGATCGTCGCCAAGAATGCCGGCGATATGATTTCGGAACTTACCCTGGCCATGGTCAACGAGATCGGGCTGGGGAAGATCGCAGGCGCCATTCATCCGTACCCCACCCAGGCCGAAGCGATCCGCAAACTTGGGGATCAATACGGTCGTACGCGTTTGACACCGTTGAATCAAAAAATTCTGAACCTGCTGCGGCGGATCAACGTCGGTGCCTAA
- a CDS encoding VTT domain-containing protein yields the protein MNTTSNLIADNGAGGKTSSAASDSTDANKRMLLVLRWAAMLLIVVSVLVIFRSLPFDQAMSAGKVWIASLGFWGPVVLVLMYIVATVLFVPGTILTLAAGALFGLGVGMVAVSIGSTIGASLAFLIARYGAREKVARLAKGNRHFGAIDRAIAEGGWKIVGLLRLSPAIPFNLQNYLYGLTAVRFWPYVVTSWIAMLPGTFLFVYIGHATGAAVGADRQRSTAEWAMLVVGLLATVVVTVYVTRLARRKLQEQVSETADVDSEGADSVGSSDNQDGTATGPSVRSVMMVMAVAVVSVAAAVYVFFNAGQIERSLVGLFGPPQVVVQESYAAHPDGPTIDHSILDRLLKNHVDENGWVNYGALSSDEADLDAYLLSIAEAPFGDLGRNEKLAFLINAYNAATLKLILDHQPIDSIMDIPDADRWDAVRWNVGGMELSLNQIEHEQIRPHFAEPRIHFALVCAAVGCPPLRNEAYLADRIDEQLREQTLYVHGHRTWFVFDPESAELQLTNLYNWYGNDFEQAAGSVVQFAARYSPDLAATIDDGATPQPSWLTYDWRLNSVGNQQPR from the coding sequence ATGAATACGACGTCTAACTTGATTGCCGACAACGGTGCGGGAGGCAAAACGTCGTCCGCCGCCTCCGATTCGACGGACGCGAACAAACGGATGCTGTTGGTCCTGCGCTGGGCTGCGATGCTGTTGATCGTTGTGTCCGTTCTGGTCATTTTTCGATCGCTGCCGTTTGACCAAGCAATGTCAGCCGGGAAGGTTTGGATTGCGAGCCTCGGATTTTGGGGCCCGGTGGTGTTGGTGTTGATGTATATCGTGGCGACTGTGCTGTTTGTGCCGGGGACGATCCTGACGCTTGCTGCTGGGGCGCTGTTTGGGCTTGGGGTTGGGATGGTTGCCGTTTCGATCGGTTCGACGATTGGGGCCTCGCTAGCCTTTCTGATCGCTCGCTATGGAGCTCGAGAGAAGGTTGCCCGCCTCGCCAAGGGAAACCGTCACTTCGGTGCGATCGATCGCGCGATCGCCGAAGGTGGCTGGAAGATCGTCGGCCTGCTGCGGCTTTCCCCTGCGATTCCCTTCAATCTTCAGAACTACCTGTATGGACTGACCGCCGTTCGCTTTTGGCCCTATGTGGTGACCAGTTGGATTGCGATGTTGCCGGGCACGTTTTTGTTCGTCTACATCGGCCACGCCACCGGCGCAGCCGTCGGTGCCGATCGGCAACGGAGCACAGCCGAATGGGCAATGCTGGTGGTTGGCTTGTTGGCCACGGTTGTGGTGACGGTTTACGTGACTCGGTTGGCCCGCCGCAAGTTGCAAGAACAAGTCAGCGAGACCGCCGACGTCGATAGTGAAGGCGCCGATTCGGTTGGCAGCAGCGACAACCAAGATGGTACGGCGACCGGGCCGAGTGTTCGCAGCGTGATGATGGTGATGGCCGTCGCGGTCGTGTCGGTTGCCGCTGCGGTGTATGTGTTTTTCAACGCCGGCCAGATCGAAAGGTCACTGGTTGGTCTGTTCGGGCCACCCCAGGTTGTGGTTCAAGAATCCTATGCAGCCCATCCGGACGGTCCGACGATCGATCACTCGATCTTGGACAGGTTGCTAAAGAATCACGTCGACGAAAACGGATGGGTGAACTACGGTGCGCTGAGCTCCGACGAAGCTGATCTGGATGCGTATCTATTGTCGATCGCTGAGGCACCTTTCGGCGATCTGGGACGAAACGAGAAATTGGCGTTTCTGATCAACGCCTACAATGCCGCGACATTGAAGTTGATCTTAGATCATCAGCCCATTGATTCGATCATGGACATCCCCGACGCAGATCGCTGGGATGCTGTTCGCTGGAACGTTGGCGGGATGGAACTGAGTCTGAATCAGATCGAACACGAACAGATCCGTCCCCATTTTGCCGAGCCCCGCATCCACTTTGCACTGGTCTGTGCCGCAGTCGGGTGCCCGCCGCTACGCAATGAAGCCTATTTGGCGGATCGTATCGACGAACAGCTTCGGGAACAAACCCTGTATGTGCATGGCCATCGGACATGGTTTGTGTTTGACCCTGAATCGGCAGAGCTTCAGCTTACGAATTTGTACAACTGGTACGGCAACGACTTCGAACAGGCTGCCGGCAGTGTCGTCCAGTTTGCCGCCCGCTATTCCCCCGATTTGGCGGCGACCATCGATGACGGTGCCACGCCGCAGCCGTCCTGGCTGACCTACGATTGGCGGCTCAATAGCGTCGGCAACCAACAGCCACGATAG
- the nrtS gene encoding nitrate/nitrite transporter NrtS: protein MLLSVGSLFIMREWFRLATRQSIVSRGLAYSVVVGTVLTAINQGDIIMAGQCQPTHFAKIGLTYLVPYVVSTLSSVGAIRSSVRNS from the coding sequence ATGCTTCTCTCTGTAGGTTCGCTTTTCATCATGCGCGAATGGTTTCGTTTGGCGACTCGGCAATCGATTGTCAGCCGCGGTCTGGCCTACAGTGTTGTCGTCGGCACCGTGCTTACGGCGATCAATCAGGGCGATATCATCATGGCCGGTCAATGCCAGCCGACGCATTTTGCCAAAATCGGGCTGACCTATTTGGTTCCCTATGTTGTGTCGACGCTGTCGAGTGTCGGTGCGATTCGAAGTTCTGTAAGGAATTCGTGA
- a CDS encoding type IV pilus biogenesis protein PilM, which produces MNAPSKRGPIVVASWDQVNVYFLVVKERKEGLVAVAWGTLDREAERPALSVLHQHLTAEKIAASRLILLLPRTDLEMTTVEIPPADASEVAALIRAEVEQLIGDGDHELVVDYRLLDGATPPIVTNAAASSGDTGQDSEADPTPEGEAKRSQTAAAFSLEQSEFTAWTDSVSQTGLQLTAFTSRQTAPLYQLRQQRVFRSSLSVLIVVYEGEVELSFFRGSRLASLRTFRAGSHEVAALTDQIQVEVQRSVSLMDFVSPGEMPEMLVLVRRPRDSASDGTTESVGNDAVQENFADHSLTLCESLNARPVILTMPVDAGSDLGSGLANVASPDPVLTAAATVFQEHHLAVDLVHPKVPPVPPNPLRRWAAIAALALGCLAIGSYLLLSDVDSLKTQVSEKRQELEEAERVAAKLQEKADETRMVQQWLGDQVDWLRELQRLSSRFPEGQLANVRRLSAAADGSTGVIDLSVQVNDPSQVAELENALREAKFSITSKRVSEQTNNEEYPWQFEARIAFPIAPIDERDEEVFVQSAVLATPDNTDPPDSSDPPEPATMAEPTATSAQSDPADDSKLTLSGVSL; this is translated from the coding sequence TTGAACGCACCATCCAAACGTGGCCCGATCGTGGTCGCGTCTTGGGACCAGGTGAACGTGTACTTCCTGGTGGTGAAGGAACGCAAAGAGGGATTGGTGGCTGTTGCCTGGGGGACGCTGGACCGCGAAGCCGAACGGCCAGCCCTCTCTGTGCTGCATCAACATCTGACAGCGGAAAAGATCGCAGCATCGCGATTGATCCTGCTGTTGCCGCGAACTGATTTGGAGATGACGACGGTTGAGATTCCGCCGGCCGATGCGTCCGAAGTCGCAGCGCTGATACGTGCGGAAGTGGAACAGTTGATTGGCGACGGTGACCACGAACTGGTCGTTGACTACCGGTTGCTTGACGGGGCAACGCCCCCGATCGTCACCAACGCAGCAGCATCATCAGGCGACACGGGCCAGGACAGCGAGGCGGACCCGACGCCCGAAGGCGAAGCCAAGCGATCGCAGACCGCAGCGGCGTTCTCTCTAGAACAGAGTGAATTCACCGCTTGGACCGATTCGGTCAGCCAAACGGGGCTGCAACTGACCGCATTCACATCCCGCCAAACGGCACCCCTGTATCAACTTCGGCAACAACGAGTCTTCCGTTCGTCGTTGTCCGTGTTGATCGTGGTGTACGAAGGCGAAGTCGAACTGTCGTTCTTTCGAGGCAGCCGTTTGGCTTCGCTGCGAACGTTCCGCGCCGGAAGCCACGAAGTTGCCGCGCTGACCGATCAGATCCAGGTGGAAGTGCAACGCAGCGTTTCGCTGATGGACTTTGTGTCGCCCGGCGAAATGCCAGAAATGTTGGTGTTGGTTCGCCGGCCGCGAGATTCAGCGTCCGACGGGACCACCGAATCCGTCGGCAACGATGCCGTGCAAGAAAATTTTGCGGATCATTCACTAACGCTTTGCGAATCGCTGAACGCACGGCCCGTCATCCTGACGATGCCCGTCGACGCTGGTAGCGATCTTGGCAGCGGGCTGGCCAACGTTGCGTCACCCGATCCTGTGTTGACTGCCGCGGCGACGGTGTTTCAAGAGCACCATTTGGCTGTCGACCTGGTCCACCCCAAAGTTCCGCCGGTACCGCCCAATCCGCTGCGACGATGGGCAGCGATCGCGGCCCTGGCACTCGGTTGCCTGGCCATCGGGTCGTATCTGTTGCTAAGCGACGTCGATTCGCTGAAAACGCAGGTGAGTGAAAAGAGGCAAGAGTTGGAGGAAGCGGAACGCGTTGCCGCAAAACTGCAGGAAAAGGCTGACGAGACTCGGATGGTCCAGCAATGGCTTGGCGATCAAGTGGATTGGCTCAGAGAGTTGCAGCGACTGTCCAGTCGGTTCCCCGAAGGACAGCTCGCCAATGTCCGACGATTGTCCGCAGCGGCCGACGGAAGCACCGGCGTGATCGATCTGTCTGTTCAAGTGAACGATCCCAGTCAGGTTGCGGAATTGGAAAACGCACTTCGCGAAGCAAAATTTTCGATCACCAGCAAAAGGGTCAGCGAGCAGACCAATAACGAAGAGTATCCGTGGCAGTTCGAAGCTCGGATCGCTTTTCCGATCGCCCCTATCGACGAACGTGATGAAGAGGTCTTTGTCCAGTCAGCTGTGCTGGCTACGCCGGACAACACCGATCCGCCCGATAGTTCTGATCCGCCAGAACCAGCGACGATGGCAGAACCGACCGCGACATCCGCGCAGTCCGATCCTGCTGACGATTCCAAACTCACCTTGTCGGGGGTATCCCTATGA
- a CDS encoding prepilin-type N-terminal cleavage/methylation domain-containing protein, producing MKMHAGCRRGYTILELMLSLVLLAALMMVAWSILGSYQDAEQRGWNQAYQMQVIRIARDWLESDAACLMEPRVAMTPSAIQSQSFQSSPNDLRPFRGDELGFEVDVVPSLDPLAWLEAVTNANEPLSTTTQSYTAANQNTAIALDPIAIHHLRYQIVTGTSAPSAVNTATTDSVDDLFDLQRQLVPIDRWSQADSSSPSEELLTTEDLYRISDEELPVDSGDESKAPSTSIRNLIAPRFRYSDGKQWLGQWDSQLKGGLPRAIELSFDLPSASTSYETIDPEDGDAEQFIAGDFDDMAESIQPAMAADASADAGSDDTPLIRDVRIVVLVHGSSVQGDQHE from the coding sequence ATGAAAATGCATGCCGGTTGTCGACGTGGTTACACAATCCTGGAACTGATGCTGTCGCTGGTCTTGTTGGCGGCACTGATGATGGTCGCATGGTCAATCTTGGGGTCGTATCAAGACGCCGAGCAGCGCGGTTGGAATCAGGCATATCAAATGCAGGTGATTCGAATCGCCCGGGATTGGCTCGAATCGGATGCGGCGTGTTTGATGGAGCCGAGGGTCGCCATGACTCCGTCGGCAATCCAATCACAGTCCTTTCAATCGTCGCCCAACGATCTGCGTCCGTTCCGAGGTGACGAACTAGGCTTCGAAGTCGATGTGGTTCCATCGCTCGACCCGTTGGCGTGGTTGGAAGCGGTCACCAACGCAAACGAACCCCTTTCAACCACGACGCAATCATACACTGCGGCCAATCAAAACACGGCGATCGCGCTGGATCCGATCGCTATCCATCACTTGCGTTATCAGATCGTCACTGGGACTTCCGCACCCAGCGCTGTGAATACAGCGACCACCGATTCGGTCGATGATCTGTTCGATTTGCAACGACAACTGGTGCCAATCGATCGCTGGTCCCAAGCCGATTCGTCGTCCCCGTCGGAAGAGCTTTTGACGACGGAAGATCTGTACCGCATCAGCGATGAAGAACTGCCGGTCGATTCCGGTGACGAGTCCAAGGCGCCGTCGACCAGCATTCGCAATTTGATTGCACCGCGTTTTCGTTACAGCGACGGCAAGCAATGGCTGGGCCAATGGGACAGCCAGCTAAAAGGCGGATTGCCGCGAGCGATTGAACTGAGCTTTGATTTGCCATCGGCATCGACCAGTTACGAAACGATCGATCCGGAGGATGGCGATGCGGAACAGTTCATCGCCGGAGACTTCGACGATATGGCTGAGTCGATCCAGCCGGCGATGGCGGCCGACGCGAGTGCGGATGCAGGCAGCGACGATACCCCACTGATCCGCGACGTTCGAATCGTCGTGTTGGTCCATGGAAGCAGCGTGCAGGGAGACCAGCATGAATAA
- a CDS encoding type IV pilus modification PilV family protein — protein sequence MNPPIRRRSGFSLMEMVIATAVLAGSGVALFSLIGQATQLAQKAEQRTVALQMAQSTLDEFIATRSDAESEMEGSFESDPRWRYKIELSDVEANGDGESKLKRIVVSIYRSTESGTPSADNTDSAVVSLVRWIGAAKPMSTVSSDALDLP from the coding sequence TTGAATCCACCAATCAGACGACGTAGCGGTTTCTCGCTGATGGAAATGGTCATTGCTACCGCGGTCTTAGCGGGCAGCGGTGTTGCGCTGTTTAGCTTGATCGGACAAGCAACCCAGTTGGCGCAAAAAGCCGAACAGCGGACCGTCGCGCTGCAGATGGCGCAGTCAACGCTGGATGAGTTCATCGCGACCCGCTCGGATGCCGAATCGGAAATGGAGGGCAGCTTTGAATCGGACCCTCGCTGGCGCTACAAGATCGAACTATCGGACGTCGAAGCAAACGGGGATGGTGAATCGAAATTGAAACGAATCGTCGTTTCCATCTATCGTTCGACCGAATCGGGAACCCCGTCGGCAGACAACACTGATTCGGCCGTTGTCAGTTTGGTGCGTTGGATCGGCGCGGCCAAACCGATGTCGACGGTATCCTCGGATGCGTTGGACTTGCCATGA
- a CDS encoding pilus assembly FimT family protein — MTLETSLPRAKMSRNHPTRVTNRRRCVLNRPRNAGFSLLELMIVLTIMVGIGAVAWPSLRRPMADSSVQQAASELRGQIADCRQTAAVQGEPRLMRFQADQPLVYSGRWTDLVAEQLSDTPPDVGDEVDRDVDAWELPVDIVVDEVQFDQQSYVAVDQSSDPSVSTDIEKSMWYLPFLPNGQTRAAVIVLRDTATNSRVAIEIEAVTGMMRTSRLSAAQPIGASQASGLPPDDGGISD, encoded by the coding sequence ATGACATTGGAAACCAGCCTGCCGAGGGCGAAGATGAGTCGGAATCATCCGACTCGAGTGACGAATAGGCGTCGTTGCGTTTTGAATCGTCCCCGCAACGCCGGTTTTTCTTTGCTGGAACTCATGATCGTGCTGACGATCATGGTTGGGATCGGTGCTGTCGCATGGCCGAGTTTGCGACGTCCGATGGCCGACAGCAGTGTCCAGCAAGCGGCCAGTGAATTGCGTGGACAAATCGCCGATTGCCGGCAAACTGCGGCCGTCCAAGGGGAGCCGCGACTGATGCGGTTTCAGGCAGACCAGCCGCTGGTTTATTCCGGACGATGGACCGACTTGGTCGCCGAACAACTCTCGGACACCCCACCCGACGTTGGCGACGAAGTTGACCGAGACGTGGACGCGTGGGAACTTCCCGTCGACATCGTGGTCGACGAAGTGCAATTCGATCAACAAAGCTACGTCGCGGTTGACCAGTCGTCGGATCCGTCCGTTTCAACCGACATTGAAAAGTCGATGTGGTACCTGCCGTTTTTGCCCAATGGTCAAACACGTGCGGCCGTGATCGTGCTGCGTGACACGGCGACCAACAGCCGAGTTGCGATTGAGATCGAAGCGGTCACCGGAATGATGCGAACGTCCCGGCTATCGGCGGCGCAGCCGATCGGCGCGTCGCAGGCATCTGGGCTGCCGCCGGACGACGGGGGGATTTCCGATTGA